A single Pseudomonas brassicacearum DNA region contains:
- a CDS encoding FAD-dependent oxidoreductase: MAERLNNDFQFIDVGRKDPKKKLLRQRKKEFVEIYEPFKPQQSADQAHRCLGCGNPYCEWKCPVHNFIPNWLKLVAEGNILQAAELSHQTNTLPEVCGRVCPQDRLCEGACTLNDGFGAVTIGSVEKYITDTAFAMGWRPDMSKVKPTGKRVAIIGAGPAGLGCADVLVRGGVTPVVFDKNPEIGGLLTFGIPEFKLEKTVLSNRREVFTGMGIEFRLNTEVGKDVTMEQLLEEYDAVFMGMGTYTYMKGGFAGEDLPGVYDALDFLIANVNRNLGFEKSPEDFVDMKGKKVVVLGGGDTAMDCNRTSIRQGAKSVTCAYRRDEANMPGSRKEVKNAKEEGVKFLYNRQPIAIVGEDKVEGVKVVETRLGEPDARGRRSPEPIPGSEEIIPADAVVIAFGFRPSPAPWFEQFSIQTDSQGRVVAPEQGQYKHQTSNPKIFAGGDMVRGSDLVVTAIFEGRNAAEGILDYLQV, from the coding sequence ATGGCTGAACGTCTGAATAACGACTTCCAGTTCATCGATGTCGGGCGCAAGGATCCGAAGAAGAAACTGTTGCGTCAACGCAAGAAAGAGTTCGTGGAAATCTACGAGCCTTTCAAACCCCAGCAGTCGGCCGACCAGGCCCACCGCTGCCTGGGCTGCGGTAACCCGTACTGCGAATGGAAGTGCCCGGTGCACAACTTCATTCCCAACTGGTTGAAACTGGTGGCCGAGGGCAACATCCTCCAGGCCGCCGAGCTGTCCCACCAGACCAACACCCTGCCGGAAGTCTGCGGCCGGGTGTGCCCGCAGGATCGCCTTTGCGAAGGTGCGTGCACCCTCAACGACGGTTTTGGCGCGGTGACCATCGGTTCGGTGGAGAAGTACATCACCGACACCGCGTTCGCCATGGGCTGGCGTCCGGACATGTCCAAGGTCAAGCCGACCGGCAAGCGCGTGGCGATCATCGGTGCGGGCCCGGCGGGCCTGGGCTGTGCCGATGTGCTGGTGCGTGGTGGCGTGACCCCGGTGGTGTTCGACAAGAACCCGGAAATCGGCGGTCTGCTGACCTTCGGCATTCCCGAGTTCAAGCTGGAAAAGACTGTGCTGAGCAATCGTCGCGAAGTCTTTACCGGCATGGGCATCGAGTTCCGCCTGAACACCGAGGTGGGCAAGGACGTGACCATGGAGCAGCTGCTCGAAGAGTACGATGCGGTCTTCATGGGCATGGGCACCTACACCTACATGAAGGGCGGCTTTGCCGGTGAGGACCTGCCAGGCGTCTATGACGCACTCGACTTCCTGATCGCCAACGTCAACCGCAACCTGGGCTTTGAAAAGTCGCCGGAAGATTTCGTCGACATGAAGGGCAAGAAGGTCGTGGTACTCGGCGGTGGCGACACGGCGATGGACTGCAACCGTACGTCGATTCGCCAGGGCGCCAAGTCGGTGACCTGTGCCTACCGTCGTGACGAAGCCAACATGCCCGGTTCGCGCAAAGAGGTGAAGAACGCCAAGGAAGAAGGCGTGAAATTCCTCTACAACCGCCAGCCAATCGCCATTGTCGGCGAAGACAAGGTCGAAGGCGTGAAGGTGGTCGAGACCCGTCTCGGCGAACCGGACGCCCGTGGCCGTCGCAGCCCCGAGCCGATCCCAGGTTCCGAAGAGATCATCCCGGCCGACGCCGTGGTCATCGCCTTCGGCTTCCGCCCAAGCCCGGCGCCGTGGTTCGAGCAGTTCAGCATCCAGACCGACAGCCAGGGCCGCGTCGTGGCCCCGGAACAAGGCCAGTACAAGCACCAGACCAGCAACCCGAAGATCTTCGCTGGTGGCGACATGGTCCGGGGTTCCGACCTGGTGGTGACGGCGATCTTCGAAGGCCGCAATGCGGCGGAAGGGATCCTCGATTACCTGCAAGTCTGA
- the hemE gene encoding uroporphyrinogen decarboxylase, which translates to MTALKNDRFLRALLKQPVDVTPVWMMRQAGRYLPEYRASRAKAGDFMSLCMNPQFACEVTMQPLDRYPQLDAAILFSDILTIPDAMGQGLYFETGEGPRFKKVISTLADIEALPIPDPQKDLGYVMDAVSTIRRELNGRVPLIGFSGSPWTLATYMVEGGSSKDFRKTKAMLYDNPQAMHLLLDKLAQSVTSYLNGQILAGAQAVQIFDTWGGNLSAAAYQEFSLAYMRKIVSGLIREHEGRKVPVILFTKNGGLWLESIADAGADALGLDWTCDIGNARERVGHKVALQGNMDPTVLYAKPEAIRAEVGRILASYGSGSGHVFNLGHGITPEVDPEHAGAFLRAVHELSAQYHL; encoded by the coding sequence ATGACTGCCCTGAAGAACGACCGTTTCCTTCGCGCCCTGCTCAAGCAACCCGTAGACGTCACCCCGGTGTGGATGATGCGCCAGGCGGGTCGCTACCTGCCGGAGTACCGCGCCAGCCGCGCCAAGGCCGGTGACTTCATGAGCCTGTGCATGAACCCCCAGTTCGCCTGCGAAGTGACGATGCAGCCGCTGGATCGGTATCCGCAGTTGGACGCGGCGATCCTGTTCTCCGACATCCTCACAATCCCCGACGCCATGGGCCAGGGCCTGTACTTCGAGACCGGCGAAGGCCCGCGCTTCAAAAAAGTCATCAGCACCCTGGCCGACATCGAGGCCTTGCCGATTCCCGATCCGCAGAAAGACCTGGGCTATGTCATGGACGCGGTCAGCACCATTCGCCGTGAACTCAACGGTCGCGTACCACTGATCGGCTTCTCCGGCAGCCCATGGACCCTGGCCACCTACATGGTCGAAGGCGGCTCGTCGAAGGACTTCCGCAAGACCAAGGCAATGCTCTACGACAACCCGCAGGCCATGCACTTGTTGCTGGACAAGTTGGCCCAGTCGGTGACGTCCTACCTCAACGGCCAGATCCTGGCCGGTGCGCAAGCGGTGCAGATCTTCGATACCTGGGGCGGCAACCTGTCGGCGGCGGCGTACCAGGAATTCTCCCTGGCCTACATGCGCAAGATTGTCAGCGGCCTGATCCGCGAGCACGAAGGTCGCAAAGTCCCGGTGATCCTGTTCACCAAGAACGGCGGCCTGTGGCTGGAAAGCATCGCCGATGCCGGCGCCGACGCCCTGGGCCTGGATTGGACCTGCGACATTGGCAATGCGCGCGAGCGCGTCGGTCACAAGGTCGCGCTGCAAGGCAACATGGACCCGACTGTGCTCTACGCCAAGCCTGAAGCCATCCGCGCTGAAGTCGGGCGCATCCTGGCCAGCTACGGCAGTGGCAGCGGCCATGTGTTCAACCTCGGCCATGGCATCACCCCGGAAGTCGACCCGGAACATGCCGGCGCCTTCCTGCGGGCGGTGCATGAGTTGTCGGCGCAATATCACCTCTGA
- a CDS encoding type II secretion system protein GspL — protein MAFAVEEQLSENLEALHISIGPRDRQHRYPLMVTQRDRFQALLALLTTQGIDVRAVHVDADLLAGDQAIGVRWFGLCRSCRRLRSLDLSLRLNCP, from the coding sequence CTGGCATTTGCCGTCGAAGAGCAATTGAGTGAAAACCTGGAGGCGCTGCACATCAGCATCGGCCCGCGCGACCGTCAGCATCGTTATCCGCTGATGGTGACGCAGCGAGACCGTTTCCAGGCGTTGCTGGCGTTACTCACCACGCAGGGCATCGATGTGCGTGCGGTGCATGTCGATGCCGACCTGCTTGCCGGCGACCAGGCAATTGGCGTGCGCTGGTTTGGGCTTTGTAGGAGCTGCCGAAGGCTGCGATCTCTTGATCTTTCGCTGCGACTCAATTGTCCGTGA
- a CDS encoding MFS transporter → MAHEIPLRTQDDAVAELKDIYIEKGTPMFMRTVLALFCGGFATFALLYCVQPMMPLLSREFSINAAQSSLILSVATGLLAIGLLITGPISDRIGRKPVMVAALFAASVCTIASAMMPTWQGVLLLRALVGLSLSGLAAVAMTYLSEEIHPRHIGLAMGLYIAGNAIGGMSGRLIAGVLIDFVSWHTAMLVIGGLALIAAAVFWRILPESRNFRPRSLHPRSLLDGFTMHFRDAGLPLLFLEAFVLMGAFVTLFNYIGYRLLAEPYHLDQAFVGLLSVVYLSGIYSSAKVGALADKLGRRKMLWATIALMLAGLVLTMATPLWLVVLGMLVFTFGFFGAHSVASSWIGRRALKAKGQASSLYLFSYYAGSSVAGTAGGVAWHLGGWNGVGLFIGGLLVVALWVAVKLAKLPLLPGNVQV, encoded by the coding sequence CTGGCCCATGAAATCCCACTGCGTACGCAGGATGATGCCGTCGCCGAACTCAAGGACATCTACATCGAGAAAGGCACGCCGATGTTCATGCGCACGGTGCTGGCGCTGTTCTGTGGTGGCTTTGCGACCTTTGCCCTGCTGTATTGCGTGCAACCGATGATGCCGCTGTTGTCCCGGGAGTTTTCCATCAATGCAGCGCAGAGCAGCCTGATTCTGTCGGTGGCGACCGGCCTGCTCGCGATCGGCCTGTTGATCACCGGTCCGATTTCCGACCGCATCGGGCGCAAGCCGGTGATGGTCGCGGCGCTGTTCGCCGCCTCAGTGTGTACGATTGCCAGCGCCATGATGCCGACCTGGCAGGGTGTATTGCTGCTGCGCGCCTTGGTGGGGTTGTCGTTGAGCGGGTTGGCAGCGGTCGCGATGACGTATTTGAGCGAAGAAATCCATCCCAGGCACATCGGCCTGGCGATGGGGCTGTACATCGCCGGCAACGCCATCGGCGGCATGTCCGGACGCCTGATTGCCGGGGTCTTGATCGACTTCGTCAGCTGGCACACCGCGATGCTGGTGATTGGCGGCCTGGCGCTGATCGCAGCAGCGGTGTTCTGGAGAATCCTGCCTGAGTCACGCAATTTCCGTCCCCGTTCGCTGCACCCGCGCAGTCTGCTGGACGGTTTCACCATGCACTTTCGCGACGCCGGCTTGCCGCTGCTGTTTCTTGAAGCCTTCGTGTTGATGGGCGCGTTCGTGACGCTGTTCAACTACATCGGCTACCGCCTTCTGGCCGAGCCCTATCACTTGGACCAGGCCTTCGTCGGGCTGCTGTCGGTGGTGTACCTGTCGGGCATCTACAGCTCGGCCAAAGTCGGCGCATTGGCGGACAAACTCGGCCGGCGCAAAATGCTCTGGGCAACCATCGCGCTGATGCTGGCCGGCCTCGTGCTGACCATGGCCACCCCGCTGTGGCTGGTGGTCCTGGGGATGCTGGTGTTCACCTTCGGCTTCTTCGGCGCCCACTCGGTTGCCAGTAGCTGGATCGGCCGCCGCGCCCTCAAGGCCAAGGGTCAGGCTTCGTCACTTTATTTGTTCAGCTATTACGCCGGCTCCAGCGTTGCGGGCACGGCGGGCGGCGTGGCCTGGCACCTGGGCGGGTGGAACGGTGTCGGCTTGTTCATCGGTGGTTTGCTGGTGGTCGCGTTGTGGGTGGCGGTGAAGTTGGCCAAATTGCCGTTGTTGCCGGGGAATGTTCAGGTTTAA
- a CDS encoding LysR family transcriptional regulator gives MELRHLRYFIAVAEELHFGRAALALGISQPPLSQQIQALEQEIGARLFERTNRRVELSEAGRLFLEEARRVLVQVDKAADVARRAQLGELGELKIGFTSSAPFNSTIPQAIFSFRQRFPAVHLNLREMSSTQVADALLDEVIEVGIMRPLPLPDTLTEIELSREPLVAVLSAKHPLAQGNEDGLFLSALAQEPFVFFPRSYGSGLYAQLLNLARDAGFSPHFAQEAGEAMTIIGLVAAGLGVSVLPASYQRMRIDGVVYRPLLDPAAVSAVWLVQRKDQRSPMAAAFVALLTGNTE, from the coding sequence ATGGAATTGCGTCACCTGCGTTACTTCATCGCCGTTGCCGAAGAACTGCATTTCGGCCGTGCCGCGTTGGCCCTGGGCATCTCCCAGCCGCCCTTGAGCCAGCAGATCCAGGCGCTGGAGCAGGAGATTGGCGCGCGGCTGTTCGAGCGTACTAATCGTCGGGTCGAATTGAGCGAGGCCGGACGGTTGTTCCTTGAAGAAGCGCGGCGGGTATTGGTTCAGGTCGACAAAGCCGCCGACGTCGCCCGCCGCGCCCAACTGGGGGAATTGGGCGAGCTGAAAATCGGCTTCACCTCCTCGGCACCGTTCAATTCCACCATCCCCCAGGCGATTTTTTCATTCCGGCAACGCTTCCCGGCGGTGCACCTGAACCTGCGGGAAATGAGCAGTACCCAAGTGGCCGACGCACTGCTGGACGAAGTGATCGAGGTGGGCATCATGCGCCCATTGCCGCTGCCCGACACCCTGACGGAAATCGAGCTCAGCCGCGAACCGCTGGTAGCCGTGCTCAGTGCCAAGCATCCCTTGGCCCAGGGCAATGAAGACGGCCTGTTCCTCTCGGCCTTGGCCCAGGAGCCGTTCGTGTTCTTCCCCCGCAGCTACGGCAGCGGCCTCTACGCCCAACTCCTGAACCTGGCCCGCGACGCCGGTTTCAGCCCGCATTTCGCCCAGGAAGCCGGCGAAGCCATGACCATCATCGGCCTGGTCGCGGCGGGGCTGGGGGTCTCGGTATTGCCGGCGTCTTACCAGCGCATGCGTATCGATGGGGTTGTCTACCGCCCGCTGCTCGATCCGGCGGCGGTGTCGGCGGTGTGGCTGGTACAGCGCAAGGATCAGCGTTCGCCGATGGCGGCAGCGTTCGTGGCGTTGTTGACTGGCAATACCGAGTAG